The following proteins come from a genomic window of Lineus longissimus chromosome 18, tnLinLong1.2, whole genome shotgun sequence:
- the LOC135502307 gene encoding uncharacterized protein LOC135502307 isoform X1, which yields MTTLTKEQDEDGEDVESNIIEANEHWALEDRTSQQAEPLSVNGDGHIDKLARRPVPKKEDTSTGPRPSDVPPTENREDDQHDHSPWEKNSQDSESDWGHSITREPSTNNNLISETKEAPNDHDLVNQHKDSQDGSTPQISEAGRHQQQKSVDLPEESDGDNMLLSIQVKDEEILSSKSSASVDRMPQEGNGQCPEKRTRGLKKKRSQTKPSWVKSKSRNADHVKTEMIRRKDVEKNPFFLALKIGAFKNAFDVIIGTDGSYKEGVIAWGGGMWRYKKWPLKWSGACYGDTSAEAEIRGFEEAL from the exons ATGACTACACTAACAAAAGAGCAAGATGAAGATGGTGAAGATGTGGAAAGCAACATAATTGAGGCCAATGAACATTGGGCTCTCGAAGATAGAACCTCACAGCAG GCTGAGCCATTATCGGTCAATGGAGATGGACACATTGATAAACTAGCTCGGCGCCCTGTTCCGAAGAAGGAGGACACCAGTACTG GTCCGAGACCTTCTGATGTGCCCCCAACAGAGAACAGGGAGGATGATCAGCATGACCATAGTCCATGGGAGAAGAACTCACAGGATTCCGAATCGGATTGGGGTCACAGCATCACTCGTGAGCCTAGCACCAATAACAATCTCATTTCCGAAACCAAGGAAGCCCCAAATGATCATGACCTTGTAAATCAACATAAAGATTCACAAGATGGAAGCACACCTCAG ATCAGTGAAGCAGGTCGACATCAACAACAGAAATCAGTTGACTTGCCCGAAGAGTCTGATGGGGACAACATGTTACTCTCCATTCAGGTCAAAGATGAGGAGATATTATCATCTAAATCTTCGGCTTCTGTGGACAGAATGCCACAG GAAGGAAATGGCCAGTGTCCGGAGAAGCGCACTAGGGGCTTGAAAAAGAAACGAAGCCAAACAAAACCATCGTGGGTCAAAAGTAAATCTCGTAATGCGGATCACGTAAAAACAGAAATGATAAGGAGAAAAGATGTAGagaaaaatcctttttttctagCACTCAAAATTGGGGCATTCAAAAACGCATTCGATGTCATCATCGGCACTGATGGCTCTTATAAAGAAGGAGTCATTGCCTGGGGAGGCGGAATGTGGAGGTACAAAAAATGGCCCCTCAAATGGTCAGGAGCCTGTTATGGTGACACCTCTGCAGAAGCAGAGATAAGAGGTTTTGAAGAAGCCCTCTAA
- the LOC135502598 gene encoding uncharacterized protein LOC135502598, producing the protein MVDSGASVNVVDAQTFKVIRRVKPNLQLQPPDTSIYTYGSKDPMPLKGIFKTTARFKAESKFCNFYVTEGNSGNLIGRSTATALGILHIVNEVKSHPKLPEGLSEFGDMFEGIGKIKNRSVKLHIDESVKPKQQPHRRIAFHIRKDIEKEVERLDAQDILEDVEGPTPWISPIVVVPKKSGGIRMRGHEGSKLSHTA; encoded by the coding sequence ATGGTCGACTCTGGAGCCTCTGTGAACGTCGTTGATGCTCAAACCTTTAAAGTCATCCGCCGTGTGAAGCCAAATCTACAACTCCAGCCTCCCGACACCAGCATATACACTTATGGTAGTAAAGACCCAATGCCTTTGAAAGGGATATTCAAGACGACAGCCAGGTTCAAAGCTGAATCAAAGTTTTGCAATTTCTACGTAACAGAAGGTAACAGTGGAAATTTGATCGGGCGATCGACTGCCACAGCTCTGGGCATACTCCATATTGTGAACGAAGTCAAAAGTCACCCAAAGTTACCAGAAGGTCTCAGCGAGTTTGGCGACATGTTTGAAGGAATTGGTAAAATAAAGAACAGATCAGTAAAGCTTCATATCGATGAGTCTGTCAAGCCAAAACAGCAACCCCACAGGCGCATAGCGTTTCATATCAGGAAGGATATAGAGAAAGAAGTAGAAAGACTAGACGCTCAGGACATACTTGAGGACGTCGAGGGTCCGACACCCTGGATAAGCCCGATTGTAGTAGTCCCGAAGAAATCAGGAGGAATAAGAATGCGTGGACATGAGGGAAGCAAATTAAGCCATACAGCGTGA
- the LOC135502599 gene encoding uncharacterized protein K02A2.6-like encodes MRCSRLVIPKTLQKRAVELAHVGHQGIVKTKSLLREKIWFPGIDALVEEEVRQCLPCQAASSRGAEKPELLKMTPLPKSAWQETSIDFFGPLPVPTADYLMVLIDDYSRFPEIEIIASTAAKTVIPKLDAIFSRQGIPEVLKSDNGPPFNGKDFTRFSCYLGFKHRKITPLYHQANGEAEKFMQSMAKTVRVAHIAGQNWKQELQKFLRQYRATPHSTTGVSPFEALTGRKMNTQLPQITASSPAARSPVPDAVIRNRDDIQKAKMKAYADKGRHVKESSLSEGDAVLVRQRRQNKLSTPFSPDPLRVTARDGNMVTAERPSGQRVTRNVTHFKSIPHRHIIREDEKEELIDVPENEDTEMLVPPLPDVPTPDVETTTSNEIPYATPVGLRQSTRGHSLPVRFKDYVMVCR; translated from the coding sequence ATGAGATGTTCCCGCCTAGTGATTCCGAAGACACTCCAGAAGAGAGCAGTTGAGTTGGCACACGTTGGTCACCAAGGTATAGTAAAGACGAAGAGCCTCTTACGTGAGAAGATATGGTTTCCTGGTATTGACGCCCTGGTCGAAGAAGAAGTCCGACAATGTTTACCCTGTCAAGCCGCCAGCAGCCGTGGAGCTGAAAAACCGGAGCTGCTGAAGATGACGCCACTCCCGAAGTCAGCATGGCAAGAAACGTCCATCGATTTCTTTGGCCCACTACCCGTGCCGACAGCTGATTACTTGATGGTACTCATTGATGATTACAGCCGGTTTCCCGAAATTGAGATTATAGCGTCTACTGCAGCTAAGACCGTCATACCCAAACTTGATGCCATATTTTCAAGACAAGGTATACCAGAAGTCCTGAAGAGCGATAACGGTCCACCCTTCAATGGAAAAGACTTTACAAGATTTTCCTGCTACCTTGGTTTCAAGCACCGAAAGATCACTCCACTTTACCATCAAGCTAATGGTGAAGCCGAGAAGTTTATGCAGTCCATGGCTAAAACTGTCAGAGTTGCACACATCGCTGGTCAGAATTGGAAGCAAGAACTGCAGAAGTTTCTTCGCCAATATCGTGCCACTCCACATTCAACGACTGGTGTATCGCCATTTGAAGCCCTTACTGGTAGAAAGATGAATACACAGCTGCCGCAGATCACAGCCTCTAGTCCAGCAGCCCGTAGTCCCGTGCCAGATGCAGTCATCAGAAACAGAGACGATATCCAGAAAGCGAAGATGAAAGCGTATGCTGATAAGGGACGCCACGTTAAGGAAAGCAGTCTTTCAGAGGGTGACGCAGTCTTGGTACGTCAACGAAGACAGAACAAGCTCTCCACTCCATTCAGCCCTGATCCCCTCCGTGTAACTGCCAGAGATGGTAATATGGTTACCGCAGAGCGTCCAAGTGGACAGAGAGTGACCAGGAATGTAACACATTTTAAGAGCATTCCACACAGACACATCATTCGTGAAGACGAGAAGGAAGAGCTGATTGACGTCCCGGAGAACGAGGATACCGAAATGCTGGTCCCGCCACTTCCTGATGTTCCAACGCCAGATGTCGAGACTACCACTTCTAACGAGATCCCATATGCGACTCCAGTAGGCCTACGTCAATCAACCAGAGGACATTCACTGCCTGTTCGTTTCAAGGACTATGTTATGGTGTGTCGCTAA
- the LOC135502307 gene encoding uncharacterized protein LOC135502307 isoform X2 produces MTTLTKEQDEDGEDVESNIIEANEHWALEDRTSQQAEPLSVNGDGHIDKLARRPVPKKEDTSTGPRPSDVPPTENREDDQHDHSPWEKNSQDSESDWGHSITREPSTNNNLISETKEAPNDHDLVNQHKDSQDGSTPQVKDEEILSSKSSASVDRMPQEGNGQCPEKRTRGLKKKRSQTKPSWVKSKSRNADHVKTEMIRRKDVEKNPFFLALKIGAFKNAFDVIIGTDGSYKEGVIAWGGGMWRYKKWPLKWSGACYGDTSAEAEIRGFEEAL; encoded by the exons ATGACTACACTAACAAAAGAGCAAGATGAAGATGGTGAAGATGTGGAAAGCAACATAATTGAGGCCAATGAACATTGGGCTCTCGAAGATAGAACCTCACAGCAG GCTGAGCCATTATCGGTCAATGGAGATGGACACATTGATAAACTAGCTCGGCGCCCTGTTCCGAAGAAGGAGGACACCAGTACTG GTCCGAGACCTTCTGATGTGCCCCCAACAGAGAACAGGGAGGATGATCAGCATGACCATAGTCCATGGGAGAAGAACTCACAGGATTCCGAATCGGATTGGGGTCACAGCATCACTCGTGAGCCTAGCACCAATAACAATCTCATTTCCGAAACCAAGGAAGCCCCAAATGATCATGACCTTGTAAATCAACATAAAGATTCACAAGATGGAAGCACACCTCAG GTCAAAGATGAGGAGATATTATCATCTAAATCTTCGGCTTCTGTGGACAGAATGCCACAG GAAGGAAATGGCCAGTGTCCGGAGAAGCGCACTAGGGGCTTGAAAAAGAAACGAAGCCAAACAAAACCATCGTGGGTCAAAAGTAAATCTCGTAATGCGGATCACGTAAAAACAGAAATGATAAGGAGAAAAGATGTAGagaaaaatcctttttttctagCACTCAAAATTGGGGCATTCAAAAACGCATTCGATGTCATCATCGGCACTGATGGCTCTTATAAAGAAGGAGTCATTGCCTGGGGAGGCGGAATGTGGAGGTACAAAAAATGGCCCCTCAAATGGTCAGGAGCCTGTTATGGTGACACCTCTGCAGAAGCAGAGATAAGAGGTTTTGAAGAAGCCCTCTAA